One Neisseria sp. Marseille-Q5346 genomic region harbors:
- the pta gene encoding phosphate acetyltransferase, translating to MAKILIAPVSTGLSADAAAKAFAAALNAQVFQAVDSTTEALLAQGKSDDWFDALVGKVAALNADNLVIEGITPDADKLFLAGKNVELALSLDAGVVLALKSDNTDAAAIAQQLNLTKQLYTNSSGLLEGFIIDGAAAALGAQVAEQTGLTFFGSSDKLQDVSALAKREAKRLSPAQFRYNLIDFARKADMRIVLPEGAEPRTVAAAAICHEKGIARCVLLATREEVEAVAKERGISLPDSLEIIDPATLVEQYVEPMCELRKSKGLTPEDARKQLQDTVVLGTMMMAQNDVDGLVSGAVHTTANTIRPALQLIKTAPGASLVSSVFFMLLPNQVLAFADCAVNPNPTPEQLADIAIQSADSAKAFGIDPKVAMISYSTINSGSGPDVDAVIEATKLANEKRPDLAIEGPLQYDAATVPSIGQSKAPGSAVAGQATVLVFPDLNTGNCTYKAVQRSANVLSVGPLLQGLRKPVNDLSRGALIEDIVFTIALTAVQAKQMQG from the coding sequence ATGGCAAAAATCTTAATCGCACCGGTATCTACCGGCTTGAGCGCCGATGCAGCGGCAAAAGCATTTGCAGCGGCATTGAATGCGCAAGTTTTCCAAGCCGTTGACTCCACTACAGAAGCCCTGTTGGCTCAAGGTAAGAGCGACGACTGGTTTGACGCACTTGTCGGTAAAGTTGCAGCATTGAATGCAGATAACCTCGTTATCGAAGGCATCACTCCTGATGCAGACAAATTGTTCTTGGCAGGCAAAAACGTCGAATTGGCGTTGTCTTTGGACGCAGGCGTTGTATTGGCGCTGAAATCCGACAATACTGACGCGGCCGCCATCGCCCAACAATTAAACCTCACCAAACAGCTCTACACCAACTCCTCGGGCTTATTGGAAGGTTTCATCATTGACGGCGCAGCCGCTGCTTTAGGCGCACAAGTTGCCGAGCAAACCGGCCTGACTTTCTTCGGCTCCAGCGACAAACTGCAAGATGTCTCCGCTTTGGCCAAACGCGAAGCCAAACGCCTGTCTCCAGCTCAATTCCGTTACAACCTGATCGATTTCGCACGCAAAGCCGATATGCGTATCGTTCTGCCTGAAGGCGCCGAACCACGCACCGTCGCTGCCGCTGCTATCTGTCACGAAAAAGGCATCGCCCGTTGCGTACTGTTGGCTACCCGAGAAGAAGTTGAAGCCGTTGCTAAAGAACGCGGCATTTCCCTGCCTGATTCTTTGGAAATCATTGATCCTGCTACTTTGGTTGAACAATACGTTGAGCCGATGTGCGAATTGCGCAAATCCAAAGGCCTGACTCCTGAAGATGCACGCAAACAGCTGCAAGATACCGTCGTACTCGGTACCATGATGATGGCTCAAAACGACGTAGACGGTTTGGTTTCCGGTGCAGTCCACACCACTGCCAACACCATCCGCCCTGCCCTGCAACTTATTAAAACCGCTCCGGGTGCAAGCCTTGTATCCAGCGTATTCTTCATGTTGCTGCCTAACCAAGTATTGGCATTTGCCGACTGCGCGGTTAATCCGAACCCAACTCCGGAACAACTGGCCGACATCGCTATCCAATCTGCCGACAGCGCCAAAGCTTTCGGTATCGATCCAAAAGTGGCCATGATTTCCTACTCTACCATCAACTCAGGCAGCGGCCCTGATGTCGATGCAGTGATAGAAGCAACCAAACTGGCTAATGAAAAACGCCCTGATTTGGCCATCGAAGGCCCGTTGCAATACGATGCGGCTACCGTTCCATCTATCGGCCAATCCAAAGCTCCGGGCAGCGCTGTTGCCGGTCAAGCAACCGTTTTGGTTTTCCCAGACCTCAATACCGGCAACTGTACTTACAAAGCCGTACAACGCAGCGCCAACGTCCTGAGCGTAGGCCCGTTGTTGCAAGGTTTGCGTAAACCGGTTAACGACTTGTCCCGCGGCGCATTGATTGAAGACATCGTCTTCACCATCGCCCTGACTGCCGTTCAAGCCAAACAAATGCAAGGCTGA
- the prfA gene encoding peptide chain release factor 1 produces the protein MKPSILEKLQQLSDRLEEVTHLLGQPEATSDMDNYRKLTREHAELTPVVEVFQNYQLAQSDLADAEEMLSDPEMKDFAAEEIEAAKAKIDELDTELQKLLLPKDADDDKNIFIEVRAGTGGDEAALFAGDLLRMYSRYAERNRWQVEIVSANESELGGYKEVIARIIGLGAYSRLKFESGGHRVQRVPATESQGRIHTSACTVAVMPEADELEDIELNSADLRIDTFRASGAGGQHINKTDSAVRITHLPTGMVVECQDGRSQHANKAQAMKVLAARLNDAQKREAQAKEAAERKSLIGSGDRSERIRTYNYPQGRVTDHRINLTLHKLDFVMDGDLEEITNALIAEHQAELLAAMGD, from the coding sequence ATGAAGCCGTCTATCTTAGAAAAACTACAACAACTCAGCGACCGACTGGAAGAAGTCACGCACCTGCTCGGTCAGCCTGAAGCCACGTCCGACATGGACAACTACCGCAAACTCACACGCGAACACGCCGAACTGACCCCCGTCGTCGAAGTCTTCCAAAACTACCAACTGGCGCAAAGCGACTTGGCAGATGCCGAAGAAATGCTGTCCGACCCTGAAATGAAAGACTTTGCCGCCGAAGAAATCGAAGCCGCAAAAGCCAAAATCGACGAACTCGATACCGAATTGCAAAAACTGCTACTGCCCAAAGACGCCGACGACGACAAAAACATCTTTATCGAAGTGCGCGCCGGTACCGGCGGCGACGAAGCCGCGCTGTTTGCAGGCGATTTGCTGCGTATGTACAGCCGCTACGCCGAGCGCAACCGTTGGCAGGTTGAAATCGTTTCCGCCAACGAAAGCGAATTGGGCGGCTATAAAGAAGTCATCGCCCGCATTATCGGCTTGGGCGCATACAGCCGTCTAAAATTTGAATCCGGCGGCCACCGCGTACAACGCGTCCCCGCGACCGAAAGCCAAGGCCGTATCCATACTTCCGCCTGTACCGTTGCCGTCATGCCCGAAGCAGACGAACTGGAAGACATTGAACTGAACTCCGCCGACCTGCGCATCGATACCTTCCGCGCATCCGGTGCCGGCGGTCAGCACATCAACAAAACTGACTCCGCCGTCCGCATTACCCACTTGCCGACAGGTATGGTGGTCGAATGCCAAGACGGCCGCAGCCAACACGCGAACAAAGCGCAGGCGATGAAAGTCCTCGCCGCCCGCTTAAACGACGCGCAAAAACGCGAAGCCCAAGCCAAAGAAGCCGCCGAACGCAAATCCCTAATCGGCAGCGGCGACCGCAGCGAACGCATCCGCACCTACAACTACCCACAAGGCCGCGTGACCGACCACCGCATCAACCTTACCCTGCACAAACTGGATTTTGTGATGGACGGCGATTTGGAAGAAATTACCAATGCCCTGATTGCCGAGCATCAAGCCGAGCTTTTGGCGGCAATGGGGGATTGA